The Aedes albopictus strain Foshan chromosome 1, AalbF5, whole genome shotgun sequence genomic interval acttgtttcgcaatgctgccactaggcggcgctagtgaacatgcaaattttagaaatctcatagttcagaaccctgataacttagaaagtttgtgtcttcggcaaagttgatcagtatgacataaacttacacaaaaataaacatttgtttcgcaattctgccactaggtggtgtttaccgggtttttcgtctttttttcgactttttttcggttttcggttttcggcttggcaaaactagtgtcgctccctccgataacttagaaagttgatgtctttggaaaagttgatcagaatgacataaacttacataaaaattaagaaacaccaactttctaagttatcaggattatgagttatgagatttctaaaatttgcttgttcactagcgcctcctagtgacagaagtgcgaaacaagtgtttatttttctgtaagtttatgccatactgatcaacattGCCTAAGACACAAGCTTTCTagtttatcaggattctgagctatgagatttctaaaatttgcatgttcactagcgccgcctagtggcagaattgcgaaataagtgtttatttttatgtaaatttatgtcatactgatcaactttgccgaagacaccaactttctaagttatcgggattcttagATATGAGGTTTGAataatttacatgctcactagcgccacctagtggcagaattgcggaacaagtgtttatttttatgtaagtttatgtcatactgaccaactttgccgaagacaccaactatctaagttatcaggattctgagctatgagatttctaaagtttgcatgttcactagcgccgcctagtgataaaattgcgaaacaagtgtttgtttttatgtaagtttatgtcatactgatcaacttatccgaagacaccaactttctaagttatcagcatTCTggcctatgagatttctaaaatttacatattcactagcgccgcctagtggcagaattgcgaaacaagtattaatttttatgtaagtttttgtcattctgatcaacttttccaaagacaccaactttctaagttatcggagggagtgacactagttttgccaagccgaaaacccccaaaaaaagtcgaaaaaaaagacGAAAcacccggtaaacgccacctagtggcagaatttcagaacaaatgtttatttttgtgtaagtctatgtcatactgatcaacattgccgaagacaccaactttctaagttatcagggttctgagctatgagatttctaaattttccatgttcactagcgccgcctagtggcagaattgcgaaacaagtgtttatttttatgtaagtttatgtcatactgatcaacttttccgaaaacaccaactttctaagctaTCGGGATTcttagatatgaggttttgaaaattaacatgctcactagcgccgcctagtggcagaattgcgaaacatgtattaatttttatgtaagtttatgtcatactgatcaacttttccgaagacaccaactttctaagttatcagcatTCTggcctatgagatttctaaaatttacatattcactagcgctgcctagtggcagaattgcgaaacaagtattaatttttatgtaagtttttgtcattctgatcaacttttccaaagacaccaactttctaagttatcggagggaagccgaaaacccccaaaaaaagtcgaaaaaaaagacGAAAcacccggtaaacgccacctagtggcagaatttcggaacaaatgtttatttttgtgtaagtctatgtcatactgatcaacattgccgaagacaccaactttctatgtTATCAgggttctgagctatgagatttctaaattttccatgttcactagcgccgcctagtggcagatttgcgaaacaagtgtttatttttatgtaagtttatgtcatactgatcaacttttccgaagacaccaactttctaagctaTCGGGATTcttagatatgaggttttgaaaattaacatgctcactagcgccgcctagtggcagaattgcaaaacaagtattatcttttatgtaagtttatgtcatactgatcaactttgccgaagacaccaactttctaagttatcaggattctgagatatgaggttttgaaaattttctttactcactagcgccgcccagtggaggaatttcgaacttcgcaactcatcgtcagtaagttattggcgtacccaacaactttcccgaagacactatccttccaaatcatcagggtcttgagctgtcgcatatcgtaacatttgcttgacaacctgctaTGGTTCcagtagtgcaatttagcatcaaactgttgatggtccctctagcggccaagttgccaactaagcatatgaaccaaagttctaaatggtagatcttatcaagccctaaaactttgccgaagaaagtattgcgctaactcttaacacacccgagataataggccatacccccaaaaagccgaaatcccataagctcttagtctcctattaagcggattcctattgcgccccccgaccagtgatcttataagagtctcgactgtagttAAATCAGCTCTATAGTTTTCGGTACAGATGACCATCCACTTTTCTAGCCAGTAATCTACAAGCTCTCGCGTTCGGTTTCTCATCTCGAAGTCACCTACTTCAGGTGTGCGTTTGGCTCGGCGTTTGGTGTGGATCTCTTactaatataaatttcattcccTAGCTTTCCAGTAATCTCTCCAGTTTCTCATAATTtacctacagtatcggacaataaaaaggcaccaaagccgttttcccatacaaactagtcaactttggattgccatatcgcagttatgtctcaaccgattgttttcatttttctgtgacgaactacaaaacatttcaattttcaaaaactattgaaaaaattcaatgataactattgatacaaaagttacaaataggttgaattttgacaataaaaatgcaccaagacaaaaaattatgtaaccaaaaatgctgaagtcaaatcactatggtgtcttcggcaaatatgcttcttgtgtgatgaccaataaatttgctaaagacaccatagctatctgacttcagcactttaggctacacaattttttgtcttggtgcatttttattgtcaaaattcaacctatctgtaatttttgtatcaataattatcactgaactttctcaatagtttttgaaaattgaaaggttttgtagttcgtcacagaaaaatgaaaacaatcggttgagacataactgagatatggcaatctaaagttgactagtttgtatgggaaaacagctttgatgcatttttattgtccgatactgtagatgTGATCTAGGGTGTGATTCTGCTGCAACAACAAGAAAGAAAAAAGCATATGCGATTGACAGGTGTTGGCTTGGCATGCTATGTCCTGTTAACGTGTTTAAATTTTGCTTCAGTCGGGAAATGCGCAGGGATACTGAGTGATCAAGTAGTTCACCCATTTGCCGTTGCTACTAGTTAGGCGCTACTGTTTTGTTGCCAGTTTCTTCCCAAAGTTGCATATCTATGTTTTAATTTATATTTATCTAAGACTAAGTTCACATAGTTTGTCACTCCATCTGGCCAGTATGAATATTTACGTGTACCTTTTGGGTTTGTAATGCTCCTGCAGTGTTTTGAAGATTTATAAATATGatatttaaagatttgatagaGGAAGGTAAGATTTGTGTATATTAGATGATATTATTATATTTTCTGATATTTTCGAGGAACATTTGGAAACATTGCAAATTGTTCTCAAAATTTTAAACAACAATCTTTTAGAGTTGAATTTGGAAAAATGTAAGTTTTTATATGAAGAAATAGATTATTTAGGTTACACAATTAATAAGTATGGTAGACGACCAAACAAGTCTCACATTGAAGCTGTATCTAATTTTCCTGTTCCAAAAAATGTGAAAGATGCTCAAAGATTTCTAGGATTGACgagttatttcagaaaatttattaagaactagctgtacccggcaaactttgtcttgcctactgcgtttattgacgtttcaagtttctagccaagaacgaatccccggtcaaaatgtattgaAGAtctattttcaaaaactctcaatttttccatgttttttgcctcataaaccttccttgggtgaaaactaacagaacaaaacttagacgtcccaaatcggaccatccgttcgcaagttatgcgcggtcccacgtatgccactgcatttttatatatatagatttcgcTACTATTGCAAGACCATTGTACAACTTATTAAAAAAAGATTCAGTATTTACCTTCAGTAACGATCAGTTAGACGCTTTTGAAACACTTAAACAAAGATTAATAACTGCACCAATTTTGTGCATTTTAATCCACATGCTGAATCTCAACTGCATTGCGATGCAAGCTCATATGGATTTGGAGCAATTTTATTACAAAAACAAGAAGACAACAACTTTCATCCGGTTAGTTACTACAGTAAAAATACAGATAATTCCGAGTCAAAATTACACAGTTTTGAATTGGAAACTCTGGCAGTAGTTGATGCAATTAAACGTTTCCATGTTTATTTATCTGGCATGAAATTTAAAATATATACAGATTGTAATGCATTGGCGCAGACTTTGATAAAAAAGGAATTTAATCCAAAAATAAGTAGATGGGCATTGTTTTTGGAAAACTATGAATACACTTTGGAGTATAGGGATGAAGTACGAATGAGACATGTAGATGCTCTGAGTAGGCAAAATATGTGCAGACTATTAATGAAAAACTGCAAGATGTTAAAACAGTAGAAATTAATTTATTAGACACCGAAGATATTGAAAGAAATGTGATTTTGGCTCAAGAGCAAGAtgaaaagttgaaaaatattaaacaacATCTAGAAAACAGTACTTTTCCTAACTTTGAATTGAAAAATGGAATTCTTTTTAGAAAGGATGATAATAAATTATTGTTAGTGATACCCAATTCAATGATTGACAATATAATCCGAATTTGTTATGACAAAAATGGTCATATTGGAATAGATGAAACAATGGTAGAAATAAAAAAGCATTACTGGTTCTCAAACATgaagaaaatcgtcaaaaaatatatttcaaacTGTTTAAGCTGCATTTTCTATAGTCTAAAGGAAGGTAAAAAAGAAGGGTTTTTAAAAAAGATTGATACAGGCTGTGAACCATTCAATACAATTCATTTGGACCATTATGGTCCTATTCAACTACCTTCGAGTGGAAGGTTCAAGCATATTCTAGTTGTTGTTGATGGATTTACTACATTTGTCAAGTTTTATCCAACAAAAACTACAAATACAGATGAAGTAATAAGACATCTGTCAAATTATATCAGCTactatactgcccatgatcgcatagttgtcccatatgaataggaaacccaccaaagatgggactgataagcgatcataggcagtatagtaAACCAAGAAGAATAATAACAGACAGAGGTTCTCGcttttcttcagcaaagtttgaaATGTATGTTAAAAACAATTGCATTGAACACATCAAAACTGCAGCATACACTCCAGAAGCGAATGGACAAGCAGAGCGTGTGAATAGAACATTGACCCCTATGCTCGCAAAACTAATTAATGATACTGGTCTTAAATGGAATCAACTATATATATTTAATAACACTTATAACAgatcaataaaaaattacccTAGTGTTTTGCTTTTTGGATCATTTCAAAAAAGATATAAATATAAATCATAATTTAGAAGCATTTGTGAATAATTTTCAACAATATAACAACAACAGAATTAATTTGCAATCTGTACGGAACCAGGCAAAGGAGAGcatacaaaaaaatcaaatatataATAAATCGGCATTTGACAAAAAGCGAAAAATGTAACTGAGTACAAGGTAGGTGATTTTATTGTTCTCAAGTCAGTTTCGTCTTCAAAATTGATGGAAAAATTCAAAGGTCCATATGTTATCcaaaaaaaattaccaaatgaTCGTTATGTAGTTTCGGATATATATGGGTTTCAAGTATCTAGCATCCCATTTAATTCAGTGTGTTCACCAGGAAATATGGAATTATGGTTATCTCCTAATAATGTAGTAGAACTAAATTCAAATAATCCAAATGTCGATGAGGACATCGGGTAGTCAGGATGGCCGAAATGTGGTAAATAAGGTTAGATTAGATAATCATAGTAGGTGGCGACTTAGGCTAGACGTAAGATAATTTGTAAAATGATGGACATTCAATAAACAACCCTTGAACTGGAAACAAGTCGTTACTTTATTGTCCCACAACGCTGCCCCGAGACCATCACGCAAAAACGCCTTCGCTGAAAAATGTGTTCGGcttgcacatttttagtaaacatccatgccgcacatgactgtgttggagacacacattttttttaaattgctcgtacgctcacatgagcatgtattttgcaataatttcgacatggcaacctcactgggtttataaaccatcttcaaataccgaaaaatattgatattttgcaaaaatgtgagcgtatgagcaattttaaaaaatgtgtgtttccaacacagtccttgtgcggcatgggcgttactcaaaaatgagagcttttgttTTAGAGAGATACGAGTTGTTTATGTAGCGAAGTGGAAGAATCAATACTAGCACCGACCACGTCCTTACAGATAAAAAGGAataagggaaggaatattaggaaAGTAGTAGCATTGAGAGCTATTAAATACCGATGAATCTCCTACATCAAACATTCTAGGAAAGGGTTACTGACAGACAGGTACAGTGTCCAGCTATAACAGGCTTTCTATTTGTCTCCTGAATTGATTTCGTTCCATTTTCGCCAGGCTGTGATTTATCTCGGAACTATACTGCTATCACTCCACTATGGTTGCAATTGGCCTCAAGCCACAACGCAAATTTGTATCATACTAAGCTTTATTTCAAGTTATAAATATCCTAATCCTAGAGAGTATTCAATCTATATTTACACGTGTCGCCATCAATGAAGAATGTTGGAAACTGTTGCCTAAACAACTACTGTTTTCTTTTATTCTGTTGTTATGAGAGATTTGAGTGTGACTATGGGATTATCATGTTAGTCATGTGCAATGGCAAAAAATCTATCTAGCACTAGCCCTCCCAGCTATCAGCTAAGGCCCACACACACATTAGAGAATATTCTGTCCCCGGTACTGGGGGCTGAACAGAGGTGGGAGTTGATTTACTGGCGGCTCGTTGGCGTCCTTCGCCGGCAGGTACTGGTTGGATGGCGGCAGGTAACCGTTGGTGGGTGGCAGATAGCCATTCGTGGGACGCTCGTACGAGTACCCCGGATGCTCGGTGGTCGTGGTTGTAGTGGTCGTCGTAGCCTTCGGTTTGAACGTGGAGGGTTTGATGGGAGCTGGTGCGGCTGCGCCGGGTCTGTGGGAGATTGTTAAAGTGACTATTTGAAatgggaattttcccaggaaatctTACTCTGGGATGTCGATGTCCAGCTCGGTGATGGGATGATAGCCAAACTCGTCAGCAGTGTATCGGACGCGATATCGCTTGCCGTTGGCTCCCGTGTAGGTGTACGATCCCATGACCACGAAGGTTTTGTTGTCATTCCTCAGCTTGCCGATCTGCTCGATTTCGATACCGTTCGCGGTTTCCACGCTGAAAATAAACATACAAATGGACATGCAAATGTGTTCAGATTAGCATCGGTTGAACCAATGGGGGTAAACGGAGAATCCCGCcaattcagtgattttttttttttttcgatactcACGCATATTTGAACTTGCCCTTGCCCTGGTTCTTGACTTCGGCCATCAGAATACCGGCCTTCATCACGTCCCCCTTGAAGATGGTGGGATCCTTGTTGTCCTCCACCGGGAAAGTGAACTCGTCCTCCGAGAACAGGTCATCGTTCCGGTTCTTCGACGGGATCTTTATCTTGGCGGCATACGTAACGCCCAGGAAACCACACACGATCACCAGCACCTGTAGAGATGAAGTAGATGGAgaagacagaaaaaaaaagatcattATCAATTAGCTGCAGGTTTTACGGGAAGCAAGTCATCGGTCGCCCATTTGGCGCAACATCCCCAACAGgtgccatttgttttttttttttggaggggGACAAGACCCCCGGCCAGGTTTTTGCTTATAATGCAATAATGTAGGTGAGATATGCTGTTCCCGAAACCGGTTTTCGTTGCACGTTTCGTTTAATCCCACTCGAAAGTCGTGTTTGGAGCTTTTGTAGCAGATTTTCCACTCCCAAATGATGATCTTATCGGAGTCGGACAGATGGTGGGTTCTATAATATTTGTTTCACAGATTTTCGAGTAAAGTTTATGGTTATAAACATTTTACGACTTTTTACGACCACAGCAAAGGATATTGGAACGAATCAAATGGGGGTCGACTAATTAAAAGATTTCGGGATGGAAAAGAACAGAATCGGATACGGATTTGTAACGCTTGAACTTTATTATTGGGcgatttgcagtttttttttttttcttaaatcaatACTTTTCTGTAAGAGATTTTTTGTTCTTTATGGCTTCAAAGTCGTTCGAAAAAATAACATATACCTAGTTTATTGACGCTATCCTATTAGCCATAACAAAATGTATTCTAAGTATATTCTTCTCAAATTGGTGGTTTGCAGCTCCATACTCGATCATGCTTGATGATCGCCAGATAACGTTCTAGCTGATCTACCCATCTTGCTCACTGCGCTCCTAGCCTTTTTGTACATAAATTTTGCAGAGTCGTTGTCTGGAATTCGTGCAACTTGCCCTTGTCCATCGTATCGTTCCGGCTTTGACAACATTCGGGATGCTGAACTACACCTACACACCACCGAAGATTCTTCTCAGGGCGTATCACTCGAAGCACTCTTCATTCTATGCTACCACTAGTGCTATGGGTATGatgtatggagaccgctactgtcgtgAGCAGCTTACGCTTGGTCGATACttccgagctatttgacattatcttcgacaACGTCAtgatcgccatgcttgcccttttgcaagaATATTCAGTGAGCGCTTGGAATTGATGAATTGATCGTGCACCTACCCGTGGTACCCCCGCCTgctgtggttatggtgcgcgagTACCAACTGTCTTGACAGGTGTCGACCTCATCTAGTCTtccactaatgtcgaattcgtttattcccgacggtgcactgcaccggtgtagcaattgacaccggaaaaacgaacggtttcggtgcaatttgttgacagcttatgatggtattagtaagagcgcgtgagcgcgtcaataaaaacaataaaggatatcaaaaataaacataatcaatggtttcatgatttccgtgatgaacaaaattatttttatttatttttattttttactttctatatacaattcaacaattttaaaagttttcagtaatcctcttgtacatgataaacttgtaatgataaatgttacttgaaaattgttatccaaagttttaacactcctacattagttatcttcttcaaatttttGTAATATAAAAAATTTTCAATTGaaagcaactttttagaatttaacaatttccgttgctcaataaaaaaatatgctaacatacaattgtaaacgatctacgtgcacaaatttaacacaaaaaatgttaaagacagttcaatagaaaacgtttagctacaacgtaaaaaggaaaataaataaatgtttttttaaaacataacgatattgaaacgcaactcatatgAAAAACGGTTTAACCATCCTTTTGTGACATTTGTTTGACgttcaatgtaattcaaaaattcaatatttgttgtcagcatgcgacagaaaattctaatgattaaaaCCATTAAattaatccacatatttgcgataataaaaaaatgatgAGAAAAATgtacgttgaatcaactctttgaaatttcatgttaccgataaatttttAAGATCCCTCAGAAGTTAAATCATgtcatcgatcaagtttaaaattttttttaaacgcacagatttgctgtttggaaattaaaacatctcaaaataaacgaatattcaagaaaactgtttacctaatgccgaagagaaaatcatcattcctaccaaaacaaaatcacgatacaagttcagcgatatgcatgtattggtaaaactagctttgtacctgctacaccgcgctcaaactgggtgtagcattttcttgcaccggtgccaatcgggtgtcaaaacagaacagtacctgcgaataaacgaacggtttcggtgcaagtttgctacacccggtggcaaagcggtgcaggcggtgcaaataaacgaattcgacataagcctatcgcgtgcgttgctgtcagctccgcttcctctatcgactcgccgtataccatgaGGGTAATAAATAGAGGTAGTaagctatagaggaagaatgtcgctggcgtcgctgccgaaacatctcttgctggcggagata includes:
- the LOC109422046 gene encoding pupal cuticle protein, which codes for MKIVLVIVCGFLGVTYAAKIKIPSKNRNDDLFSEDEFTFPVEDNKDPTIFKGDVMKAGILMAEVKNQGKGKFKYAVETANGIEIEQIGKLRNDNKTFVVMGSYTYTGANGKRYRVRYTADEFGYHPITELDIDIPEPGAAAPAPIKPSTFKPKATTTTTTTTTEHPGYSYERPTNGYLPPTNGYLPPSNQYLPAKDANEPPVNQLPPLFSPQYRGQNIL